The following are from one region of the Candidatus Methylomirabilota bacterium genome:
- a CDS encoding dienelactone hydrolase family protein, whose protein sequence is MIEGRDVLVAASGHALPGSLRIPDGARGVVVFAHGSGSSRHSPRNRYVASVLVETGLATLLMDLLTPREEAIDATTGRLRFDIGLLAERLIGATDWLGAERETRDLRVGYFGASTGAAAALVAAAERPDRVDAVVSRGGRPDLAGAALARVKSPTLLIVGSRDLAVIGLNRDALTRLRAEARIEIIPGATHLFEEPGALEQVADLARLWLTRYLGRGRAARRVS, encoded by the coding sequence ATGATCGAGGGACGCGACGTACTGGTGGCCGCGAGTGGCCACGCGCTGCCAGGAAGCCTGCGCATCCCGGACGGGGCTCGGGGCGTCGTGGTGTTTGCGCACGGGAGCGGCAGTAGCCGTCACAGCCCGCGGAACCGGTACGTCGCCAGCGTGCTGGTGGAGACCGGTCTCGCCACGCTCCTGATGGACCTCCTCACTCCGCGCGAAGAGGCGATCGACGCCACGACCGGCCGCCTGCGGTTCGACATCGGCTTGCTGGCCGAGCGACTCATCGGCGCCACCGACTGGCTCGGCGCCGAGCGGGAGACGCGCGACCTGCGCGTCGGCTACTTCGGGGCCAGCACCGGCGCCGCCGCGGCGCTGGTCGCGGCGGCCGAGCGGCCCGACCGCGTCGACGCGGTCGTCTCGCGCGGCGGCCGCCCCGATCTGGCGGGCGCGGCCCTGGCCCGGGTGAAGTCACCCACCCTGCTGATCGTCGGCAGCCGCGACCTCGCGGTGATCGGCCTGAACCGGGACGCGCTCACCCGGTTGCGAGCAGAGGCGCGGATCGAGATCATTCCCGGCGCGACCCACCTGTTCGAAGAGCCAGGCGCCCTCGAGCAGGTGGCGGACCTCGCCCGGCTGTGGTTAACCCGATACCTGGGGCGCGGTCGCGCCGCCCGGCGGGTGAGCTGA